Genomic segment of Syntrophales bacterium:
TTCAGGGTTCTCAGGGAATTCAGGTCATTCCCGGAGCCCTGCGAGATAGGCCAGGAACTGAAAGCGGATCTCTTCTCTGCCGGGGATCACGTCGACATCGTAGGAACGACGAAAGGCAAGGGTTTCGCGGGTGTCATAAAGCGCCACGGATTCGGTGGAGGAAGGGCAACCCACGGTTCCATGTTTCACCGGGCTCCGGGTTCCATCGGGGCCAGTGCCGATCCGTCCCGTGTATTCAAGGGGACGCGTCTTCCAGGCCGGATGGGTGGAATTCAGAAAACCGTCCTGAACCTGATCGTTGTTGCGGTTCGACCTGACAAGAATCTTCTGCTTGTGAAGGGACCTGTTCCAGGAAGTCGGAAGGGTTATATTCTGATCAAGAAATCGAAAAAAATGGCGAGCTAGCCGGGTCCGGGGTGAAACCATGCCGCTGGTGAATGTATACAATATAGAATTTAAGAAGGTCTCGGAAATCGAGCTGGATGACGTCGTTTTCGGAGCGGATGTCAACGAAGCTCTTCTTCATGAAGTGGTCAGGATGCAGATGGCGGCGCGGAGAAGCGGCACGGCATCGACGAAGGAACGAAGCGATGTCCACGGCAGCAGCCGCAAGCTGTGGCGCCAGAAGGGAACAGGCAGGGCGCGAGTGGGAAACATCCGTTCTCCCCTGTGGCGGAAAGGCGGTGTCGTTTTTGGACCCCATCCACGGGATTATTCCTTCAAGATGCCCAAGAAGATGCGCCGATCAGCACTGCGGTCCGCGTTGAGCCTGAAAATCAGG
This window contains:
- the rplC gene encoding 50S ribosomal protein L3 yields the protein MSAGLIGKKLGMTQIFSEDGVAVPVTVIEVTPSVVVQKKTIEKDGYEAVQLGFDRVKQNRLTKPLQGHFRAADRGYFRVLREFRSFPEPCEIGQELKADLFSAGDHVDIVGTTKGKGFAGVIKRHGFGGGRATHGSMFHRAPGSIGASADPSRVFKGTRLPGRMGGIQKTVLNLIVVAVRPDKNLLLVKGPVPGSRKGYILIKKSKKMAS
- the rplD gene encoding 50S ribosomal protein L4, whose product is MPLVNVYNIEFKKVSEIELDDVVFGADVNEALLHEVVRMQMAARRSGTASTKERSDVHGSSRKLWRQKGTGRARVGNIRSPLWRKGGVVFGPHPRDYSFKMPKKMRRSALRSALSLKIREEKIIVLSDFPLDEIKTKKFQAVVDRLGLKTALFVLDQANAVLEKSSRNIPEIKMIRSEGLNVYDILKYQHLVLLEPSVKKIEGALLS